Below is a genomic region from Onychostoma macrolepis isolate SWU-2019 chromosome 15, ASM1243209v1, whole genome shotgun sequence.
AGGATGCCGTCGACACCGTTGAGCTATATAATTCTTGGAAATGATTTTTCCATATCTCTCCATCTTAGACAGCTAGATCTTCTTGATTTGATTTGTATGGTACTTTCCATTTATCCCAGAATTTGtttgaatttattgattttttgatTTCTTCAAACTGGTCCTGCAGAAATTGGTTTTTTTTCCGGCGGAGTGTGGCTTTGTATTGTCTTAGTGCCTCGCAGTAATGAAGACGGAGGTCCTGGTTTTCTGGTTGGATATATTTCTGAGGTTTTTTCTCAGAGCTTTACAGTCTGTCAGTGtccaatttcttttttttttttggacttccATTTCTTTGGGAAGGAAAAAATGTGTTATTGCCAGTAATGAATCTGGTGCCTTgaaattttatgaaatataatttgtcACCGGTTCTAGAATTGAAGTCACCCATAAGCAGCACATTTCTCTGGGCCTGGAAATGGCTGATTTCTTGCTCTATGTTTTGAAAAGTTTCTTCTTGGAAATAGGGGGACTCCAGGGGtggtatgtacagtatatggcaCACAGGAAGACGGGCTGAGATCTTGATATGATGCCTTTTTTGATTTTCAGCCAGATGTGGTACTGTTCTCTTTTGACTAACTCTATGGACAGTTCAGATTTAGTCCAGATTGTCATCCCTCCAGAGTCTCTTGCTTGTGTGCTGGATTTGAGTTTGACTGAAGATAATATAATTTCTCTGCATCCTGAGGGACAGCCAGTGGACTCATCGCCTCTACACCAGGTTTCTTGTAAAATGATGACATCCAAGTCATGAATTTCTCTCATTAAGTCTGGATTTTAACTCTTCAAGCCAAAGACTGAGGACTTCAGACCTTGAATATTCCATAAGGAGATGCTAAGTGACTTCATCGCAAAAGAAAGATAATCTATTGAGTTTGTTTGCCATtttgagaaaaagagaaagacacaaaaatagcaaaaaacatAACAGATTGGATGCAACAGTAAAATACAGATAATGTGAGTAATGAGTAATGAGTTCTGTGCTGGGCTGCTGGTGTTGTGCGGGGACACTTCACACGAGGCGCTGTGATGACCGTGAGCTGTCTGGCTCGGGTCTCTCTGGGTGACTGTGCCATTTCTATATATGTTCACAGTTATCATTGTGTTGTCGGGGTGGCATGGTTCTCTGATTTTCACTTTCCAGCCGTTACAGATGCCCTCTTTCTTTACAGAGGGGTAATGGTTGATGATGGCTTTACGTTGGGATGATCAGTGAAGGAAATGAGATTGCAGAATCCTCCAGTTTTAAATGAATCAGCAAAAAGGATTTCTGGGTTGTCTTTAAGAAGTTTCTGCTTATAGCTTTCCAGTCAGTTGTGATGTCAGAGCGGTACTGTATGGGCGGAGTGGGGAGCTCATTTGCATATGGCAGTGGGGTGACTGCATCTTCTCCTCTGATTGGTTAATTTCCtctggctcatttgaattgatACATTGAGGAATGTCAGAGTGTAGGCATAgctttagcttttttttttttttttttagcattttcagtttcaaaaatgttttaaaaaaggtcagttttaaattgtatgtccttgtatttgaaaataaatattgtccACTGCAGTTAGTACTCACTGCTTCTCCCTCTCTCTGAACTGTTGAGGTTTATCTCAAAGGATTGTCCTGCACTGTAAAACAttaccgtgattttaacggtaaaaaactgtgaaaatgctacagtgaAAACCTTTccaatggttaacggtaagttcctgtaaaatttacagggaaaaaacgtaaactgacgttcccagaattccctgcgttgcatttcaaattttgtttgaatttgatgttttttctttgaaataactatattttttcttagttttttcttatcagttatgtttattagggttgtatgttacatctaatgttgttaaattaatgtttattgcatatttcagtttaatgagtgtcACCATGATGGTGATTAGTGTTTGtctgaatgacactgtgcaccttctatatatgctattatttaaaagctgcttgtgatgggctttggttcatcatgtgactctcatcacctgcttttggtggttattaatgcattacaaagttacaaaaaagatttcagtacttcaataggttggtatattaacattatatcagttaatgaagttacggtatttaactgtaaatttaagttaaaaccgtaaaacctaaaatgttgttaccataattttttacagtagaattccagcaaccacagctgccatttttttactgtaaatttactgtaaaaaattttttttttagtgtttttgaattTCCCTCAGATTTTCCTGTAGGTCTGTGCTGCTAGAAACTGATCCTCTGCGCTGAatatttggtttaaaaaaaccttttggtTTCCTTTTGTGAAAGTTCAGTTCAGAATTAGATTTTCTTTcagatatttaacatttatcatCTAACTCTCATCTCAAAATAGCAAACAAAAAGTACATTCTAAGAGCTCATGCAGATCATGACTCTCTGATgatggtctctctctctctctcacacacacacacacactcaataaCCCAGAGAGTGACGAGTGCAGACGGTCAGACTGTTAGAATCCGGTGGAGatgaagaaaataaactaaTCTCACAGCAGAAACACATTCAAAAGAAAAGAGTCACAGAAAGCCttcattaaatgcaaaacatGAACAATTTATTACCATTCTGATGTCCATTCAGGTAAGAAGCATGACAAAGATATTAGAAGAATTGAACCAAACAGAGCAACACACACAAGTCCCATCACTCCAGATGtcaggaataataataataatattaataataataataataacaacaacatctCATGCCAAGCGCCTTTCATCTGTCGGATGTCGAGTAGTTTCCCTGCAGACGCCTGCACCGAGGTTCACAGTCGGAGGTCTCACCGggagagacacagacagacagaagacaGAGAGCTCACATCTTTGGAATGATTCCCGCCAGTAAAGCTTCTCATGGATGCAGAGGAAGCTCAGTTTCCTCCAAGGGTTCCTGACCCCGTGATGACCCACGTTAATGAAGCGATCGATTGAGACCGAGAGCTGGAGTGTGAAGCAGCGCCAGGCTGAGACTCCAGCGCTCTCTCATCCATGCTTTCGCTCTGAACGAACACGGCTGCATAGTGTGATGAGATCCTGAGCGACTCGGACAGATGAACCATCTCGAAGCGTCTGCGTCACGAAGACATCACACGACCATCAAGCACTTTCACCACTGTAAACAAATCTCACTCGCATTACGACGAAAATCTGTTTGGACAGTTTTATAAAATTCAGATCagaattaattaaatgcatatCATGCTGTAGATGAActgaattgtaatatttttggcATTACAGTAATTGGGAATGTGCTTAAcagtcatgaaaatgaacaatcGATGATTTCTCAGAAAAccatggaagcccatttctgccacaggataataaaaagtaaaataaaaaagggaatTTCAAAgctttaatctcacaattctggcttttCCCCTCACAATTttaagtttacatctcacaattctgtatttttgtttctatcgaagaataaaaaaaaaataagggtaattacaactttatttctgaattcttgtaattcagaattttttttctccaatttattttttaagtttatatctcacaattgtaactttatattttgcaattctgaagaaaaaaaaaagcgagatataaactcaaaacagaataaaaaaattttttttaaaaaagggaatttcaactttttatctaacaattcagaatttttttctcagaattttttgaagtttatatctcacaattctaactttatattttgcaattctgagggaaaaaagtgagatatatttattaaaaaaaaaaaaaaaaaaaaaaaaaggtactttCAACTTCTCTCAGTTCGTTCTTTTTTCCTCATAATTGCAATATaaatctcagaattctgactctCTTTTATATCGAGTCTACATGTTTTTTTcccaccacagaataaaaaaatgaattgtgagtttatatttaGAATTGCAagcaattctgagttcatatatCGCAACTCTGATATTTATCTTACGAttcggagaaaaaaaaagtcagaattgcgagatacaaATTTGAGAAAAGTCCGAagtgtgagataaaaagttgcaattacctttttatttctttaatgccACGGCAGAAATGAGTTTCCATAGAAAacaggcttcattttctttatgaaaaacatttcttttggtGATTTTCGAGTGATGTGGGTGCTCTTGAGCGGTACAAACACACGGCAGTGACGCGACAGACCGAATCATTACACAAATAAAGCAAACAAGCCTGTTTTTCAGTCAATAAAGTTTTACTACACACAGAGCAGCGTCTGAGAGAcgtataaaacacacacacacacacacacacacacactgctctgATGCTCTTCACAGACTGTAccattcaaacagaaaacaccaCAAATGAACGAACAGAGAAGCACCGCAGCGATCGCTCGAATCCGTGAAGCCAGGAGGAAATCAAAAGATGACGATGATGAAATGGTATCTGATTGGTGGGTTTTTGCATCAGTCGGTAGGAGGCGGAGTCTGTCATTGGCGGACGTCCCTGTCAGTCACGGAGGGGCGGAGCAACAGACGAGCACAGCTCGATCTCGCGTCTTTACTTCATAGATCTGCGTATAAAAATCATTTGGATAAAGTCTCTCGGGTCATATTCTGATTTTCCTATACCTGCGTATTTACAAACTCAGGAAACGCTCACGGCTGTAGTGACGGCCTGGTAAACATCTCACGTATAAGTGCTTAGAAACCTCATGTACCTGGACAGAAATATGAACGCATCATAACAGATAAACTCTCCGCTTTAAACCTGGCGTCCGAACACAGAAAAGCACAGGAGGAAGTCCGTGGTGGGGGTGAGAGGTCATGCAGGCGGATGGACACAGGAAGTGATGTAAACGGCCATCGGATAACAAACGGCTCAGCAGAAGAAGGTCTCGCTCAGACCAGAAGCACCATCGTTCCTCCAGCTAAACACGCTCGTCCTGCTCTCCCTTCCGCGATATAATAGTTTCTGTATTTCCTTTATAATAAACTTAGTTAAGTACAATAAAGTAGAAAAATATTAGAGAAGGTATACACAGTTAGTGGTGTGTGGTCTGTAGTGActgtgtttgcgtgtgtgtgctGGGCTTCTTTCAGGTCCTCCACCGGCTCCAGGCTCAGATGGTCGACGTTCTGTCCATTCCGTCTGCGGAGAGAGAAAGGGAATAATGCATGAAAAAACTATATTTAACTTCCATATTCCCAGGTCATTTCGACTCGGCAAAACACAAGCTTATAAAAGagtcaaaatttcatttttttcaactGTACGTCTCATCAATAAATTCACAATGATGAGTGAATGAGCAAAAATTTCAACGTTTTAACATGAAAGCTTTTACCATGTTTTACCATGTTAGTACTACATCTACCCcctttacattaaataaaaaaacaaaataaaataaaaaacggaGAAATTCTTtgaaatttcatattttaagcaACTACAGCAAAATCACTGCAATGagtgaaaaaatattttctttcaatATTAATGAGCAATTTTAGAATGACGCTGCGCTGTGATTGGTTAGCACAGAATGACGCTGCGCTGTGATTGGTTAGCACAGAATGACgctgcgttgtgattggccgtaCCTCCTAAGGCATGCTCTGTCATGCTGAGGCACAGAGACTCCAGCGTGGGGTTGATCTCCAGATCCGTCCCCGGAACTTGGCATTCTGGGAATGAAAACAAGAGCATGTGATCAACGGCAGGGTGAGCGCTCACAGGCCTTGTGTCCAGCTTACAGAGGCAGCGTGTACACGTCGCACGGCAAAAAGGGTTATTATTATGGTTTAAAGGCAGAGATGTGAGGTTTATTCATGTGTAAAACTTTTGTCAAGACCTCTATTATGTACAAATGTAGTAACGGTGTAAGTCACCCAGCCTTCTCTGTTCATTTAAAATCTGGAagtcattgttaaatgttattattttaaagattaTGCACACTGctgctatttttatttgttgttcgATGGTTTTTAGTATAAAATTGCTGAAATGATTTCAGTGTGTATCAGTACTTCTTCCAGCACAGTAATAATACTGCTAACTGTGGTCACTATAATCACGATCTGAAGTCTTCATCTCTACTCTGAAAGGCTGTGTTCGTCTGTATGGATGTGATAAAGCTGAAGCAGCgtctgtggaacaggaagtacCTTGCTGCTGGAACAGGAGCATGGTCTGAGGAGACGTGTGAACAGGAAGTGAATGAGTTCTCTGCACCGAACTTCTGCTCTGGCTCGGCATGCTGTTACTGCCTCCAGGATTCCCAAACCACAGGTTCTGAAACACACCATCACACACAGTCTGTCACTGTCAGCCGCTTGAGAACCAGGCCCTGTCGTCTGGTTGAGAGTTTATtatccagtaaaagctcttttagtgtaattgttcagctgctgcttcagtgtcaaatcttgactgattttgatcaagtaagcgtcagaataactgcagtcatatCTCCAGATGAActcttactggactgaagcagctcagctttacttgattctccatcaatcattttctagTCTCAGATCTGATCctcaggatcttttgaggagctttactttcactgttcctcagcggaggaatgatcttcatctcacatcttctgaggagcgtttatttcttcatctctccatcagcattgcattatatgtttggatcatttacaTCTCAGCTTACTCAGACATATTACTGGAGATATAGAGCGACCGctgatatttagatcatttaatGTCAGCATCTGCTGCACTGTTAGAAACATCTCACTGATTTACAGCGGTGGctaaaatgattagaacactagtattttcagcagctaaaaaatgggtttaagtcagttatttctatcttttgctgtagtgtgtcaggaggaaatatcactttacattttcaaacattcatttttcattattctgtaatcattttgtCCACCGCTGCACATTTtaagcatcagaatttcatcatatGAATATCAGCATCTGAACCAAgttcatatttttgctcagtttgagtctctgaataaaactgaactGTTTTTCCTCCATACTCTCACTGTATCAGACTATATGAGCCACAAAAGCCAGACGGATCAGATATGATACTCAACACACTGTGAGTGTTtagtgtggtgtgtgtgtgtgtgtgtgtgtgtgtgtgtgtgtgtgacctgtCGGCCCTGTGCGCTGACGGCGGCGGGGTTAGCGAGCGTGTGTCGCGGCGATGCTCCGGTCAGACCGCCGGTGCTCATCAGCCCCATGCGTCCGGCTGGAGGAGCTCCTCGCGGGGGCATCTGGAAGGGCCTCTGGCCCCGTCTGCCCAAACCTGCGCTCACAGATCCAGCTGTGGGCAGAGAGTTGGATCCGTACTGCTGCCACCTGCGCAAACACACGGAGCAAACCACTCATCTATATATAGTGACCGGATCGCTCCTTGCCACCAGCAGTGTTTAAACCGCCATCATACTAATTATTAAACATGAACATATTTCTGGTAATAGTATCTGAAATCAATTAGAATATACAATACAGTACAATGCATAATCTTGGAAATAAAGCTTCATGTCTTTAAGTCTgcaccatatgtgaccctggaccacaaaaccagtcataagggtaaatttttataaatttagatttatacatctattatttatacaaataagctttccattgatgtatggtttgttggacaatatttgtctgagatgcaactatttgaaaatctggaatctgagggagcaaaaaaatctaaatattgagaaaatcacctttaaagttgttcaaattaagttcttagcaatgcatattactaatcaaaaatgaagttttgatatatttacggtaggaaatttacaaaatatcttcatggaacatgatctttacttaatatcctaatgatttttgtcataaaagagaaatgtataaatttgacccatacaatgtattgttggctattgctacaaatatagctgctgcttatgactgcttctgtgctgcagggtcactaATAAACCTATAAGGTATGCGTGTATACAAAGCATAAGtctttattcagatttcagaattAGCACTTTTCAATTGTAACACAAATGTTGAGGATCTCGTCCGTCTGATGTTCATCATGTTCATCTGATATTCTCTACTGTAATGTATATGAACATAACTTTTAACGGAACCCGTTTACATACTTCGGACATTTCCGTTGTAAGAATGTACAGGGATACTTCAGATATAAAAACGCTGACTTGTTAGGTGatgttttctcattaaaatcATACGATTTCCTATCAATTCAATAGAATTTATGGGAATACAAGGGAATACAAAtactcaaataaataataaatgcaatccACAATACAAATTGCACTCACCCTCTCCGGTAAACGCCGCTGTCCATCACGGTCTTCCGCGGGAAGAGGCGGAGCAACTTCAGAACCTGCTGTTTCCATGACAACAGCCGCTTCTTCTGCGTCTCTGTGAACGcctgacaaacacacactcatgatGAGCCTGGCTAGACGACGACGGCATCGATGCGAGCATCAGTAATGAAGCACGTCTCACCTCGTGTGTCACACACTTCTCTATGAGCTGCAGGTAACAGCTGATGTTCTCCTCATCCGGTCTGGACACCAACAACTGCGTACAAACTGAACACACAGAGAACCTGAGCACACACTGACCACCGCAACACAGACAGAGCAGCGGACTAAAACTACAGCCATAAACACAAAACATTCcagttacttgaaataaatgatgaataaaataaaagaaaaccttAAACTTCTACTAAAatagctaaaactgaaataattaataaattaaaaaatatatagacattttaaaaaaagacaaacaaaacaatatttaaatataatttttatttaaataaaacatatttaatccATTTTTTGGAACCAACCTGTTAATTGAGAAAATTaaatagtgttattttagtatcattgagatattatattattgttattattaattattattattattgatattattatagtttttgttattattttgaataggtttttatttttatattttcattatattttgagtgtgtgtgtgcgtgtgtaccTTTCCCCATCACCCGTGTGAACTGTCCGGCGATGTCTCCGTCACCGATGGGTGCAGACGGTGATTCTCCATCACACGCTGGGGGATTGTGGGTCTGGAAGCCCTCGCTCTCCTTCTCTTCCCCGGGATTGGCTGCTTTATCGGCAGGTGTAACTCCAGGCTCCACCTCCTTCTGTGCAGCAGTGGGCGGGGCATAAACTTTGATTGGCGTGATGATGATCTGCTGAAGCTCTTGTAAAGCATTCCGAACGTTCCCGCCTTCCAGAATATCCTGAAATCAACAACACGATCTACGATAAGCAGACGGTTCAAGACGTTCAGAACACAAACAAATCCAGATCATTGACTGATTGTTCACCTTTTCAAGAGATTTGAGGACGCTCTGTCGTTCTCTGAGCTTCTGTATGCTCAGAGCGATCTTATGTCGAGCTCCTTTCGTCACgttctgaaacaaacaaacacgacAAATAATTAAT
It encodes:
- the LOC131520403 gene encoding protein Smaug homolog 2, which codes for MMFRDQVGILTDWFKGWNECEQTVALLSLLKRVSRTQARFLHICLDHWLADCTEIHILEAEANNAAVVSQWQQEPKEKAVSLLLSHLPLLQPRNSEAKCEYMNLLQKVLSHTIESSLFVEESRQLLSYALIHPATTLDDRNSLAMWLNHLEEHLSSRPPPYHHARQGSDEWPCSAEALEPAYGQNGHMAFPGSGGVTSPVNSSTGLTGQVQPSSMKPSMSLTPANQPACSSDWLSQEEGGGCQGVSGAEHAPLSPQSSVASSGSEQTEEQSNTRNTFQEDGSGMKDVPAWLKSLRLHKYASLFSQMTYEEMMILTEQHLESQNVTKGARHKIALSIQKLRERQSVLKSLEKDILEGGNVRNALQELQQIIITPIKVYAPPTAAQKEVEPGVTPADKAANPGEEKESEGFQTHNPPACDGESPSAPIGDGDIAGQFTRVMGKVCTQLLVSRPDEENISCYLQLIEKCVTHEAFTETQKKRLLSWKQQVLKLLRLFPRKTVMDSGVYRRGWQQYGSNSLPTAGSVSAGLGRRGQRPFQMPPRGAPPAGRMGLMSTGGLTGASPRHTLANPAAVSAQGRQNLWFGNPGGSNSMPSQSRSSVQRTHSLPVHTSPQTMLLFQQQECQVPGTDLEINPTLESLCLSMTEHALGDGMDRTSTI